One Deferribacterota bacterium genomic window, TCCCGAGGGCTTTTATTACTTGTATAATACATATTAAGGTATGTTTTCTAGGGTAAAAACAGCCCATGTCGTTGGTATAGATGGGATATTAATTGATGTTGAGGTATATGTTGCCTCAAGAGGTATACCTTCCTTTAATATAGTTGGGCTTGCTGATAATTCTATAAAAGAGAGTAAGGAGAGGGTTAAAGCCTCTCTTAGTAATATAAAATATAATATTTTTTCTAATCCAATTACAGTTAATCTAGCGCCTGCTGATATAAAAAAAGAGGGGACTCATTTTGATCTCCCTATTGCTATAGCCTTATTATCTGCATTTAATTCGTTTCAGGTTAATATGTTAGATTTTTTATTATTAGGCGAATTATCTCTAGATGGCAAAATCAGAGGGGTCAATGGTGCTCTTCCAATGGCAATAGAAGCATCAAAGAATGGGTTTAAGAATATAATATTACCTAAAGAGAATGTATCAGAGGTTAAATATATAGAAAGTGTTAATATTTATCCTTTTTTGCATATTTCATCATTATTAGCTTTTCTTAAGGGCGTTAACACTGTTAACCCAGTTAAAGGTGAAAAGTTCATAAATTTATTAAATACAAAATATAAAGGACCTGATTTTAGGGAGGTATCAAATCAGAAATTTGCTAAAAGATGTGTAGAGATTGCAGCAGCTGGCATGCATAATATTCTTATGGTAGGCTCTCCTGGTAGCGGTAAGACTATGATTGCCAAAAGGTTGCCAGGAATTTTGCCTGATCTTGAATTTAACGAGGCATTGGAGACAACTAAAATCCATTCAGTGGCTGGTATCTTAAGGAAAAAGAGGGGTTTGATTATAAAAAGACCATTTATAAGTCCTCATCATACCTCAAGTGATGTAGCTATAATTGGTGGGACAAAATCTGCAGCCCCTGGGCTTGTAAGCCTAGCGCATAACGGGGTATTATTTTTAGATGAATTTTTAGAATTTAAAAGGAGTGTTTTAGAAGTATTAAGACAACCTTTAGAAGAAGGTATTGTTACAATATCAAGAGCAGGTAAGACAGTTACTTATCCTTCAACTTTTATTCTCGTTGCAGCTTGCAATCCATGTCCATGTGGATTTCTTTGGAGTAAAAAAAGAGAATGTAGGTGTAGTGAATCCCAGATTGTTAAATATCAATCAAGATTGTCGGGGCCATTAATAGACCGCATCGATATGCATGTTAAGATGGAGGAGATAGAATTTTCAGAATTTAAGGGAAACTGCAAGGAAGAATCTTCAGAAGAGATAAAAAAAAGAGTGATTAGGGCTCATCAAATACAAAAAGAAAGACATAGGGACTATCCCTTTAAATATAATGCTCATGTTGATGATAAACATATAAATAGTTTAATACAGATTGATGGCAAGATCTATGATCTACTTGATAAATTATGTGATAGATATGGGCTATCAGCTCGCTCAATCAATAAAATATTAAAGGTTGCAAGGACAATTGCCGATTTAAACGAGGAAGATTCAATTAAGGATAACCATCTTTTAGAGGCATCAAAATACAGATTTTTAGACACAATGAATATCTAAAAACGTATAATGATTAAAAAAGTTTGACTTTTTGAAGTCAAAAAATCTTTTTGAGATTAGAGTAATATAAAAATTATAATAGCGCTATCTTATAAATACCTAATATTGAATTTTTCTCCTTATAGATTTTTTACAATAGGATGATTGATGCCTATTATATATAAGAGGTTATTACATACTTATAAATATCGCCTTATATCACAGGCATTGACTAATAGCTTGGCCAAAAATTTATCATATTTATTTAACTATTCTAAAAGTAAAAGAGCCTTATTTTTATAGGATAAAGGTTTCTCTTGATTTATCAAAGAAAGCCTTTAAAACTATAGAAACAAAACAATAATAAAATATAGACTTTTATATAAAATTGTGATAGATTGTATACAATAATATTTATAGGTTTGTTTAATTGGATTTATATTACGGCTATTTTAGGAATAGATTATATGATAATAGGTTTAAGAAAGATTTAGAGAAACCACCAATACAGTTGGAGTATACTTTTATAAAAGGCACCCCAACAGTCTTTATCAATTGGGACGGTTTTTTAGTCTTTAATAAAGATGCAAATATTATTAAAGCATTCTATAAATTTATGGATGTAGTAAGCTCAAAAGGTTGTTGTGGAAGATGTTTTCCTGGTAAATTTGGTACCTTTATTTTAAAGGAGTTATTATTAGATGTAATAAATGGACAGTTAGAAAAAATAAGCTTTGTTAAAGAACTATCTAATACAATATATTATTCATCAAAATGCACTAATGCTCCCACAGCGGTTTATCCATTGATTCAACTATTAAAATATTTTGAGGATGAAGTAAAAAAAACTGCGGGTTATAAAAATAACAATGTAGATTTTATTATTCACCAAACTGCTCCGTGCACTGCGGCGTGTCCTGCACATATAAAAATCCCTGAATTTATAGAAATGATAAAGGATTATGAACCTATTGAATCATTGAAAATAATAAGAGAAAATATGCCCTTGGCTGGTGTTTGTGGAAGGGTGTGCCCTCATCCATGTGAAAAAAATTGTAGACGTGGTTTAATAGAGGATCCTGTAAATATAATGGTGCTAAAGAGGTTTGCATGGGATTATACGTATTATCATAATAAAGAATTGAATGAAGAGATAAATGGAGAAAATAAAAATAAAAGAGTTGCTATAATTGGAGCTGGCCCAGCAGGTTTATCGGCGGCTTATTATTTGTTAAAAATGGGATATAGTGTCAAGATATATGAGATGTTACCATTGTTAGGTGGGATGACAGCTGTTGGAATACCTGCTTTTAGGCAACCCCGCGATTTATTAAAAAAGGAAATAGATGATATTGTAAGGATGGGCGCTGAGATTGAACATAAAAGAGTTGGTATTGATATATCATTTAATGATGTTGCGAAATCCTTTGATGCTACACTTATTGCTGCAGGGGCCTTCAAATCGAGGACTATGGGTGTAGAGGGTGAAGATAAAGGTTATGAAGGATTATTAAAATCGGGTATAGATTTTTTGAGAGAGGTTTCCCTAAAGGGCACAGCTAAGATAGGTAAAAAGGTTGTAGTTGTTGGTGGTGGTAATACAGCTATAGATTGCGCAAGAACAGCTGTTAGGCTTGGTGCTGAAAGTGTTCATATAGCTTATAGGAGATCAAGAAAAGAGATGCCTGCTGAAGATTATGAAGTTAATTATTCTATTGAGGAAGGTATAAAATTAAATTTTCTTGTTGCCCCTGTAAAAATCTTAACAGAAAAAAACAGGGTCGTAGGCTTAGAGTGTGTTAAAATGAGATTGACTGAACCAGATGAAAGCGGTAGAAGGAGACCAGTGCCAATTGAGGGGTCAAATTTTATTATTGAATGCGATACTATTATACCAGCAATTGGTCAATATCCTAACCTAGATTTCTTAGATGAAAAAGATGGTGTGGGGGTAACAAAATGGAATACGATAAAAACTGAAGAAAATCTTTTTATGAGTAGCAAAAAGGGTATTTTTGCAGCTGGTGATTGCCAGTTTGGACCTGATACAGTTGTAAGAGCTGTTGGTGAAGGCAGAATGGCGGCAATCCAAATAGATAGATACATAAGAAGTGGTGCCCCTTACCTAACAGATGAGGAAAAACTAGAACAGTTAATATATAAAAATAATCTTGCCTTTAATAAAGATGAGAAGGTGGAAGAACCAAAGGCAATCGACAGGCTTGAGCCATATATGCTAGATCCTGAGGTTAGAAAAAAGACATTTGAGGAAGCTGAAAAACCTTATACTGAAAGGCAGGCCTATTTAGAATCTACAAGATGTCTTAGATGTGTAAGAATGGCAATGTTGGCTTTAGAACAGAATAAAAAATGAGCTACATATATATTAATGGTAAAAAATTAGTTTTTAATGAAGGCGAGACAATACTGCAGGTTGCTAATAGGTATAGCATAGAAATACCAACCCTCTGTTATCACAAAGATTTACCACCTATTGGTGCTTGTAGATTGTGTGTTGTTGAGATTAAAGGTATAAATAAATTATCTGCTGCTTGTGAAACGGTTGCACAACCGGGTATGGAAATTTTTACAGATACAGAAAAAGTTAAGCAAAATAGGATATATAACTTACAACAGGTTTTATTAAAACACCCCTTAGATTGTCCAATTTGTGATAAGGGTGGAGAATGTGTATTGCAAGACATTACATATAAGCTGGGCGTAGATATTTATAATTTAACGAGTGACAAACCAAAACAACCTGTAGAAAATTGGGAGATGATTCTCTATAATCCTAATCTTTGTGTATTATGTGAAAGATGTGTTAAATTTTGTCACTTAA contains:
- a CDS encoding YifB family Mg chelatase-like AAA ATPase: MFSRVKTAHVVGIDGILIDVEVYVASRGIPSFNIVGLADNSIKESKERVKASLSNIKYNIFSNPITVNLAPADIKKEGTHFDLPIAIALLSAFNSFQVNMLDFLLLGELSLDGKIRGVNGALPMAIEASKNGFKNIILPKENVSEVKYIESVNIYPFLHISSLLAFLKGVNTVNPVKGEKFINLLNTKYKGPDFREVSNQKFAKRCVEIAAAGMHNILMVGSPGSGKTMIAKRLPGILPDLEFNEALETTKIHSVAGILRKKRGLIIKRPFISPHHTSSDVAIIGGTKSAAPGLVSLAHNGVLFLDEFLEFKRSVLEVLRQPLEEGIVTISRAGKTVTYPSTFILVAACNPCPCGFLWSKKRECRCSESQIVKYQSRLSGPLIDRIDMHVKMEEIEFSEFKGNCKEESSEEIKKRVIRAHQIQKERHRDYPFKYNAHVDDKHINSLIQIDGKIYDLLDKLCDRYGLSARSINKILKVARTIADLNEEDSIKDNHLLEASKYRFLDTMNI
- a CDS encoding FAD-dependent oxidoreductase gives rise to the protein MDLYYGYFRNRLYDNRFKKDLEKPPIQLEYTFIKGTPTVFINWDGFLVFNKDANIIKAFYKFMDVVSSKGCCGRCFPGKFGTFILKELLLDVINGQLEKISFVKELSNTIYYSSKCTNAPTAVYPLIQLLKYFEDEVKKTAGYKNNNVDFIIHQTAPCTAACPAHIKIPEFIEMIKDYEPIESLKIIRENMPLAGVCGRVCPHPCEKNCRRGLIEDPVNIMVLKRFAWDYTYYHNKELNEEINGENKNKRVAIIGAGPAGLSAAYYLLKMGYSVKIYEMLPLLGGMTAVGIPAFRQPRDLLKKEIDDIVRMGAEIEHKRVGIDISFNDVAKSFDATLIAAGAFKSRTMGVEGEDKGYEGLLKSGIDFLREVSLKGTAKIGKKVVVVGGGNTAIDCARTAVRLGAESVHIAYRRSRKEMPAEDYEVNYSIEEGIKLNFLVAPVKILTEKNRVVGLECVKMRLTEPDESGRRRPVPIEGSNFIIECDTIIPAIGQYPNLDFLDEKDGVGVTKWNTIKTEENLFMSSKKGIFAAGDCQFGPDTVVRAVGEGRMAAIQIDRYIRSGAPYLTDEEKLEQLIYKNNLAFNKDEKVEEPKAIDRLEPYMLDPEVRKKTFEEAEKPYTERQAYLESTRCLRCVRMAMLALEQNKK